One Euphorbia lathyris chromosome 1, ddEupLath1.1, whole genome shotgun sequence DNA segment encodes these proteins:
- the LOC136210811 gene encoding UDP-N-acetylmuramoyl-L-alanyl-D-glutamate--2,6-diaminopimelate ligase MurE homolog, chloroplastic-like, whose translation MAFTFTSQLHSFSSFPNSLSLKPFTLTSIPSLSKLQFSFPRRPHPPLAVGKGGKFYPTPSDDDPPEAPEDSAHGVSKFAQIYIQADRARKIEEDDFKKNQSTYLNAIAETEDSITGESSGDDLFGEIDKAIALKREEFIKQGLIKPKISKENEAMEGIEELLPEEVVDLDEINELQGLRVVDSESDEDDSGRFDAVINEQGGKGNLGLSMDPSFDLDFDSFRREKATIVEPKFRMSLAELLDESKVVPVSVAGDLEVEITGIHHDSRMLNAGDLFVCCVGRRTDGHLYLSEADKRGAVAVVASKEIDIEETLGCKALVIVEDTNAILPALAAAFYKYPSKNMAVIGITGTNGKTSAAYLIKGMYEAIGLRTGMLSSVAYYVHGENKLDSPNTAPDAVLVQKLMAKMLHNGTEAVVMEAFSNGLASGRCNEVDFDIAVFTNLTTDSSDFQGTEEEYRDSKAKLFARMVDPERHRKVINIDDQNASFFIAQGNPEVPVVTFAVENKSADIHPLKFELSLFETQVLVNTPSGILEISSGLLGRHNIYNILAAVAVGIAVGAPLEDIVRGIEEIDAVPGRCELIDEEQAFGVVVDHARTPEALSRLLDSVRELKPKRIITVIGCAGEGERGKRPIMTKIATDKSDVTMLTSDNPMNEDPLDILDDMLAGVGWTMQEYLKYGENDYYPPLPNGHRLFLHDIRRVAVRCAVAMGEEGDMVVIAGKGHETYEIQGDKNEFFDDRDECREALQYVDELHRAGIDTSEFPWRLPESH comes from the exons ATGGCTTTCACTTTCACTTCGCAATTACACTCTTTCTCTTCATTTCCCAACTCTCTTTCTCTTAAACCATTCACTCTTACATCTATACCTTCTCTCTCGAAACTTCAATTTTCCTTTCCCCGTCGCCCGCATCCACCACTCGCCGTAGGCAAAGGTGGTAAATTTTACCCTACCCCTTCGGACGACGACCCGCCCGAAGCTCCGGAAGACTCTGCTCATGGAGTTTCAAAGTTCGCACAAATATACATCCAAGCTGATCGTGCCCGGAAAATTGAAGAAGACGACTTCAAAAAAAATCAGTCGACGTATCTTAACGCAATTGCAGAGACTGAGGACTCTATAACTGGTGAGAGTTCTGGTGATGATTTGTTTGGTGAAATAGATAAAGCAATTGCGTTAAAGAGAGAAGAATTTATTAAGCAAGGACTTATAAAACCAAAAATCAGTAAGGAAAATGAAGCCATGGAGGGAATTGAGGAGTTATTGCCTGAGGAAGTAGTTGATTTAGATGAGATTAATGAATTACAGGGGCTTAGAGTGGTAGATAGCGAGTCTGATGAGGATGATTCTGGTAGATTTGATGCAGTTATCAATGAACAGGGTGGAAAAGGAAATCTAGGGTTATCCATGGATCCCTCTTTTGATTTAGATTTTGATAGTTTCAGAAGAGAGAAGGCAACCATTGTAGAACCAAAATTTAGGATGAGTTTGGCTGAGCTTTTGGATGAGAGTAAAGTGGTACCAGTTTCAGTTGCAGGGGATTTGGAGGTGGAGATAACTGGGATACATCATGATTCAAGAATGCTGAATGCTGGAGATTTATTTGTATGTTGTGTGGGGAGAAGAACAGATGGACATTTGTATTTGAGTGAGGCTGATAAAAGAGGAGCAGTTGCAGTAGTAGCTAGTAAGGAGATTGATATAGAGGAAACTTTGGGGTGTAAAGCTTTGGTGATTGTGGAGGATACTAATGCTATTTTACCGGCATTAGCTGCAGCATTTTACAAGTATCCGTCTAAGAACATGGCTGTGATTGGGATAACAGGGACTAATGGCAAAACTTCAGCAGCATATTTGATTAAAGGGATGTATGAGGCAATTGGGTTAAGGACTGGGATGTTGAGTTCTGTTGCTTATTATGTACATGGGGAGAATAAGCTTGATTCGCCTAATACTGCCCCAGATGCTGTTCTTGTTCAGAAGTTAATGGCTAAGATGCTACATAATGGGACTGAAGCTGTTGTGATGGAGGCGTTCTCTAATGGACTGGCTTCAGGGAGGTGCAATGAGGTCGATTTCGATATAGCAGTTTTCACCAATTTAACAACAGATTCTTCGGATTTCCAAGGGACCGAGGAAGAGTATAGGGATTCCAAGGCTAAGTTGTTTGCTAGAATGGTGGATCCAGAAAGGCATAGGAAAGTTATTAACATTGACGATCAAAATGCTTCTTTTTTTATTGCACAAGGGAATCCAGAAGTACCTGTTGTGACTTTTGCTGTAGAAAATAAAAGTGCAGATATTCATCCATTGAAGTTTGAGCTCTCACTGTTTGAGACACAGGTTCTGGTTAATACACCTTCCGGTATATTGGAGATTTCATCTGGCTTGCTTGGGAGGCATAATATCTAtaatattctagctgctgttgcTGTTGGAATTGCAGTTGGAGCACCATTGGAGGACATTGTTAGAGGGATTGAAGAGATTGATGCAGTACCTGGTAGATGCGAGTTAATAGACGAGGAACAGGCATTTGGAGTAGTAGTTGACCATGCTCGAACTCCAGAAGCTCTATCTAGACTACTTGATTCAGTAAGAGAGCTGAAGCCTAAAAGGATTATCACTG TTATTGGTTGTGCTGGTGAGGGAGAAAGAGGCAAAAGACCAATAATGACGAAAATTGCAACAGATAAAAGTGATGTGACGATGCTGACATCTGACAATCCGATGAACGAAGATCCGT TGGACATCTTGGATGACATGCTGGCTGGTGTGGGATGGACAATGCAGGAGTATTTGAAATATGGGGAGAATGATTACTACCCGCCCCTTCCTAATGGACATCGCCTTTTTTTGCATGATATTAGGCGCGTGGCTGTACGCTGTGCTGTTGCTATGGGTGAAGAAGGTGAcatggtt GTGATTGCTGGCAAAGGCCATGAAACTTATGAAATCCAAGGTGACAAAAATGAGTTTTTTGATGACCGTGATGAGTGCAGGGAAGCTTTGCAATATGTCGATGAGCTTCACCGAGCTGGGATAGACACAAGTGAATTTCCATGGCG GTTACCAGAGAGCCATTGA